The Acuticoccus sediminis genome has a window encoding:
- a CDS encoding c-type cytochrome has protein sequence MVRLSRRLRGFVQVACSAALLGSFFAIPAVQAHNNPSFREDLIATVPVTCGADGCQDSAAFALTWEPKTVQLIWRVEGDPGAKAHFAVAQDGKTLAETVADGDATGRFEGKGIQIVGAAGFDANFTVKVYAKVLDRSAAAEGGKVVDTALLDRGKKVFESANCIGCHKWHGSGGGGYGGAALSLRQSALDDDQLRTVILCGRPNTGMPYHSRTAYKGDDTSCYDMTATQLGEMMPPKAPKSVSDRQLDALVYYLRHDVVGKGEPTLEECKAFWGDKSRMCSIYE, from the coding sequence ATGGTCCGCCTATCGCGGCGCCTGCGCGGGTTCGTGCAGGTCGCCTGTTCGGCCGCGTTGCTCGGCTCGTTTTTCGCCATTCCAGCCGTCCAGGCGCACAACAATCCCTCGTTCCGGGAGGACCTCATCGCCACGGTCCCGGTGACGTGCGGAGCCGACGGCTGCCAGGACAGCGCGGCGTTCGCCCTCACCTGGGAGCCCAAGACCGTGCAGCTCATCTGGCGTGTGGAAGGCGACCCGGGCGCGAAGGCGCACTTCGCGGTCGCGCAGGACGGCAAGACGCTCGCCGAGACCGTCGCCGACGGCGACGCGACGGGCCGCTTCGAGGGCAAGGGCATCCAGATCGTCGGCGCCGCCGGCTTCGACGCCAATTTTACGGTCAAGGTCTACGCCAAGGTCCTCGACCGCTCGGCCGCGGCGGAGGGCGGGAAGGTCGTGGACACGGCGCTGCTCGACCGGGGCAAGAAGGTCTTCGAGTCGGCCAACTGCATCGGCTGCCACAAGTGGCACGGCAGCGGCGGCGGCGGCTACGGCGGGGCCGCGCTCTCGCTGCGCCAGTCCGCGCTCGACGACGACCAGCTGCGCACGGTGATCCTGTGCGGCCGGCCCAACACCGGGATGCCCTACCACTCGCGCACCGCCTACAAGGGCGACGACACGAGCTGCTACGACATGACGGCGACACAACTCGGCGAGATGATGCCGCCGAAAGCGCCGAAGTCCGTCAGCGACCGTCAGCTCGACGCGCTGGTCTACTATCTGCGCCATGACGTGGTCGGCAAAGGCGAGCCGACCCTCGAGGAGTGCAAGGCCTTCTGGGGCGACAAGTCCCGCATGTGCAGCATCTACGAGTGA
- a CDS encoding PQQ-dependent dehydrogenase, methanol/ethanol family gives MATALVALMATGCIGMAHAGEMTQERLLNAGAEPQNWIHHHGNYAATRYSTLDKINTENVGDLKMAWSFALGGVEGGGIWPHGGLEGTPIVEDGAMYITDGWGSVYKLDISDGSGKLIWKMNPETDKDWAGAVACCGVNNRGVALWKDKVISHTLDGRLIATDKETGEVAWEREVADPSISETITGAPLIVGDLAITGVAGAEYGIRGWLAATDLNTEEEVWRRHTIPQPGEPGADTWADDHDAWKNGGGSTWVTGSYDPETNLIIWGVGNPGPDWDAEYRPGDNLYTNSAIALKADTGEIVWHHQYTPNDPYDYDSVSEHVLVNAPIDGDEHKLALHADRNGFGYALDRETGEFIWGTPFVEELTWTPGLDEETGLPLNYDRTKKVQTYAQGTVANRENPVGVTCPGNMGGKNWPPTAYNPDLKRWYIPVIESCNTITNEEMVPGESYKPREWFTGGGPSQHQPITGSVAAIDVSTGKIVGKYPTDYPLLGGILTTAGGLVFTGTPDGKLLALDADTLELKWQFHTNAGLNAPPMTYEVDGKQYIAILVGLGGAWPKWFVDGTKGLEKIEPSSMLYVFEL, from the coding sequence ATGGCAACGGCGCTGGTGGCCCTCATGGCGACCGGCTGCATCGGCATGGCCCATGCCGGAGAGATGACCCAGGAGCGGCTGCTGAACGCGGGCGCGGAGCCGCAGAACTGGATCCATCACCACGGCAACTATGCCGCAACCCGCTACTCCACCCTCGACAAGATCAACACCGAGAACGTCGGTGATCTGAAGATGGCCTGGAGCTTCGCCCTCGGCGGCGTGGAAGGCGGCGGAATCTGGCCGCACGGCGGCCTCGAAGGCACGCCCATCGTCGAAGACGGGGCGATGTACATCACCGACGGCTGGGGCTCGGTCTACAAGCTCGACATCTCAGACGGGTCCGGCAAGCTCATCTGGAAGATGAACCCGGAGACCGACAAGGACTGGGCCGGCGCGGTCGCCTGCTGCGGCGTCAACAACCGCGGCGTCGCGCTGTGGAAAGACAAGGTCATCTCCCACACGCTCGACGGCCGCCTCATCGCCACCGACAAGGAGACCGGCGAGGTCGCATGGGAGCGCGAGGTCGCCGATCCGTCCATCTCGGAGACGATCACCGGTGCGCCGCTGATCGTCGGCGATCTCGCCATCACGGGCGTGGCGGGCGCCGAGTACGGCATCCGCGGCTGGCTCGCGGCCACGGACCTCAACACCGAGGAGGAGGTCTGGCGCCGCCACACCATCCCGCAGCCGGGCGAGCCGGGGGCGGACACCTGGGCCGACGACCACGACGCCTGGAAGAACGGCGGCGGCTCCACCTGGGTCACCGGCTCCTACGACCCGGAGACCAACCTCATCATCTGGGGCGTCGGCAACCCGGGCCCGGACTGGGACGCGGAGTACCGGCCGGGTGACAACCTCTATACCAACAGCGCCATCGCGCTGAAGGCCGACACCGGCGAGATCGTCTGGCACCACCAGTACACGCCGAACGACCCCTACGACTACGACTCGGTGTCCGAGCACGTCCTGGTGAACGCGCCGATCGACGGGGACGAGCACAAGCTCGCCCTTCACGCCGACCGCAACGGCTTCGGCTACGCGCTCGACCGGGAGACCGGCGAATTCATCTGGGGGACGCCGTTCGTCGAAGAGCTGACCTGGACCCCGGGCCTCGACGAGGAGACGGGCCTGCCGCTCAACTACGACCGGACGAAGAAGGTCCAGACCTACGCCCAGGGCACGGTGGCGAACCGCGAGAACCCGGTCGGCGTGACCTGCCCCGGCAACATGGGCGGCAAGAACTGGCCCCCGACGGCGTACAATCCGGACCTGAAGCGCTGGTACATCCCGGTGATCGAGAGCTGCAACACGATCACCAACGAGGAGATGGTGCCGGGCGAGTCCTACAAGCCGCGTGAGTGGTTCACCGGCGGCGGCCCGTCCCAGCACCAGCCGATCACCGGTAGCGTCGCGGCGATCGACGTGTCCACCGGCAAGATCGTCGGCAAGTATCCGACCGACTACCCGCTGCTGGGCGGCATCCTGACCACGGCGGGCGGGCTCGTCTTCACCGGCACGCCGGACGGCAAGCTCCTCGCGCTCGACGCCGACACGCTCGAGCTGAAGTGGCAGTTCCACACCAACGCCGGCCTCAACGCGCCGCCGATGACCTACGAGGTCGACGGCAAGCAGTACATCGCCATCCTCGTCGGCCTCGGCGGGGCGTGGCCCAAGTGGTTCGTCGACGGGACGAAGGGCCTGGAGAAGATCGAGCCGAGCTCGATGCTCTACGTCTTCGAGCTCTGA